In one window of Drosophila ananassae strain 14024-0371.13 chromosome XR, ASM1763931v2, whole genome shotgun sequence DNA:
- the LOC6505154 gene encoding SUMO-conjugating enzyme UBC9-A, producing MVEDAIARLRRERQQWQRSRLKGYEAQPQRNKDGTLNYMVWDCGVPGEKGTPWEGGVYWMEVTFSKDYPQRPPVCKFVPTVLHPNVYPSGIVCHSVLAEDWRPGITLKSLLTCIQELLYMPNMQEPVMRRAYNLLKRRPQEYNKIVRAQARDMSPTCDSSSDWD from the coding sequence ATGGTTGAGGACGCCATAGCTCGGTTGAGGAGGGAGCggcagcagtggcagcggaGCCGTCTCAAGGGATACGAGGCCCAGCCGCAGAGGAACAAGGACGGCACCCTCAATTACATGGTGTGGGACTGCGGGGTGCCCGGCGAGAAGGGCACCCCCTGGGAGGGCGGCGTCTACTGGATGGAGGTGACCTTCAGCAAGGACTACCCCCAGAGGCCGCCGGTGTGCAAGTTCGTGCCCACCGTCCTGCATCCGAACGTCTATCCGTCGGGAATCGTGTGCCACTCGGTCCTGGCCGAGGACTGGCGCCCCGGCATCACCCTCAAGTCCTTGCTGACGTGCATCCAGGAGCTGCTCTACATGCCCAACATGCAGGAGCCCGTCATGAGGAGGGCCTACAACCTGCTCAAGCGGCGCCCCCAGGAGTACAACAAGATCGTCCGCGCCCAGGCCCGCGACATGTCCCCCACATGCGATTCCTCCTCAGACTGGGACTGA